From the Acidilutibacter cellobiosedens genome, one window contains:
- a CDS encoding CPBP family intramembrane glutamic endopeptidase, producing the protein MEKKKVHKGLLYYWLYYLALAMLISVFLAQLLPYGITRLLGIIGVLSPEDYFQFEFMKFDLNYLHVGLFVFLLYYYIFKKDKRIENENYLHLSKIKISYVVLYILIGFSTICCSEYISDLAKNFFIKSAQNYSENFKEWKGNNIYVFVITTGIIGPIVQEVIYRHFVPKCLYGNYSMGRVIFIQAVIFGVAHMNIIQSIYAFMAGVLFMFLVLWTDNLYPAVICHIAANLYDAAVSPFLHKYGVDLKMFLAVSMIPLLIIAYKNKKYDALDKNNPYWN; encoded by the coding sequence GTGGAGAAGAAAAAAGTCCATAAGGGGCTGCTTTATTATTGGTTATATTATTTAGCACTGGCAATGCTTATTTCTGTATTCCTGGCACAGTTGCTTCCTTATGGGATAACAAGATTGTTGGGTATAATTGGGGTGTTATCACCTGAAGATTATTTTCAGTTTGAGTTTATGAAATTTGATTTAAATTATCTACACGTTGGCTTATTTGTATTTTTATTATATTATTATATTTTTAAAAAAGATAAGCGTATAGAAAACGAAAACTATTTACATTTATCTAAAATTAAAATATCATATGTCGTTTTATATATATTAATAGGGTTTTCGACAATATGTTGCAGTGAATACATTTCTGATTTGGCAAAAAATTTTTTTATAAAATCAGCCCAAAATTATTCTGAAAATTTTAAAGAATGGAAAGGAAACAATATCTATGTGTTTGTTATAACGACGGGAATTATAGGACCGATAGTACAAGAAGTAATATACAGGCATTTTGTTCCTAAATGTTTATATGGAAATTATTCGATGGGTAGGGTGATTTTTATACAGGCTGTCATATTTGGTGTAGCTCATATGAATATTATACAGTCTATTTATGCTTTCATGGCAGGAGTTCTTTTTATGTTTTTAGTATTGTGGACGGATAATTTATATCCGGCTGTAATCTGCCATATAGCAGCTAATCTTTATGATGCTGCTGTATCACCTTTTTTACATAAATATGGAGTTGATTTAAAAATGTTTTTAGCTGTTTCGATGATACCTTTATTGATTATAGCTTATAAAAATAAGAAATATGATGCTCTGGATAAAAATAACCCTTATTGGAATTGA
- a CDS encoding ATP-binding cassette domain-containing protein, producing MGIIFQDFTKYELTCRENIGLGNINLMDNDVKLQAAINKAYANETVDALPKGIDTQLGVWFSGGVQLSGGQWQKIALSRAFLRDADCYILDEPSASLDPVSEYEIFQRVSELTKGKISIFISHRLYNLRKISSRILVLKDGQLTEQGTHEELMDLNGHYGYLYRLQNNIEFVPNSDI from the coding sequence ATGGGAATTATATTTCAGGATTTTACCAAATACGAATTGACGTGCAGAGAAAATATAGGATTAGGAAATATAAACTTAATGGACAATGATGTAAAATTACAGGCTGCAATAAATAAAGCTTATGCAAATGAAACAGTTGATGCTCTTCCAAAGGGAATAGATACACAATTAGGAGTGTGGTTTAGCGGAGGAGTACAATTATCAGGGGGTCAATGGCAAAAAATAGCATTATCAAGAGCATTTCTGAGAGATGCGGATTGCTATATATTAGATGAACCAAGCGCCTCCTTAGACCCGGTGTCGGAGTATGAGATATTTCAAAGAGTTTCAGAATTGACAAAAGGTAAGATAAGTATATTTATATCTCACAGATTATATAACTTAAGGAAGATATCATCTAGGATACTTGTACTAAAAGATGGTCAATTAACAGAACAGGGAACTCATGAAGAATTAATGGATTTAAATGGGCATTACGGATATCTTTATCGCCTGCAAAATAATATTGAATTTGTGCCAAATTCGGATATATGA
- a CDS encoding CPBP family intramembrane glutamic endopeptidase: MFVILAGIIGPIVQEVVCRHFVPKCLYGNYSMVGVIFMQAVIFGVGHMNIIESIYAFMGGVLFMVLVLWTDNLYPAVICHMAANLYSLVVSHFLHKYGVDLKMFLAVSMIPLLIIAYKNRKYDALDKNNPYWS; this comes from the coding sequence ATGTTTGTTATATTGGCGGGAATTATAGGGCCAATAGTACAAGAAGTGGTATGTAGGCATTTTGTCCCTAAATGTTTGTATGGAAATTATTCGATGGTTGGGGTGATTTTTATGCAGGCTGTCATATTTGGTGTGGGGCATATGAATATTATAGAGTCTATTTATGCTTTTATGGGGGGCGTTCTTTTTATGGTCTTAGTACTATGGACAGATAATTTATATCCGGCTGTAATTTGTCATATGGCAGCTAATCTTTATTCTCTTGTTGTATCGCATTTTTTACATAAATATGGAGTTGATTTAAAAATGTTTTTAGCTGTTTCGATGATACCTTTATTGATTATAGCTTATAAGAATAGAAAATATGATGCTTTGGATAAAAATAACCCTTATTGGAGCTGA
- a CDS encoding CPBP family glutamic-type intramembrane protease gives MKEGTIKYVIVILVALLSYTVIERILRHFSVLKSNRDPLWSGVWYYLYGICLLVSLLAIRPIDFVFKIPSRIGFSLLIIGVMMLFLLLNLKEGNKIYYPTADNILKCVNFSVIQPLFEEVAFQGIILPILAFLFKEYFRAEIIIAIDGILFALFRKNCWSFIKESSVTYFFIQGGIFAYIAYTTQSIWLLVIYRVLLNITITVYKNKKVKA, from the coding sequence ATGAAAGAAGGAACTATTAAGTATGTTATAGTCATTTTAGTTGCATTGCTGTCTTATACGGTAATAGAGAGGATACTTCGGCATTTTTCTGTTTTGAAAAGCAATAGGGATCCCCTTTGGTCAGGTGTTTGGTATTATTTGTACGGCATATGTTTATTGGTGTCGCTTTTAGCAATTAGGCCTATAGATTTTGTTTTTAAAATTCCTTCAAGGATTGGTTTCTCATTGCTTATAATTGGGGTTATGATGTTATTTCTTTTATTAAACTTGAAAGAAGGGAACAAAATATATTATCCTACGGCGGATAATATTCTGAAGTGCGTTAATTTTTCTGTTATTCAGCCTTTATTTGAAGAGGTTGCTTTTCAAGGGATTATTCTTCCCATTTTGGCATTTTTATTTAAAGAATATTTTAGAGCGGAAATCATTATTGCGATAGATGGGATACTTTTTGCTTTATTCCGGAAGAATTGCTGGTCATTTATTAAAGAAAGTAGTGTAACGTATTTTTTTATTCAGGGAGGTATTTTTGCATATATTGCTTATACAACACAGTCTATTTGGCTTTTGGTTATATATCGTGTATTGTTAAATATAACCATAACTGTTTATAAAAATAAGAAAGTAAAGGCTTAA
- the istB gene encoding IS21-like element helper ATPase IstB, producing the protein MKVKLNEEIKEYCNILKLKGIKTHYEEVISEAADYEDFLHKLLTYEMEEKDKRSIECRIRNAHLPYRQYIEDIEIDCLPVDMQKRLPELATLDFIEKGKNIIMTGNPGTGKTMVSIALALKACMAGYKVLFTTIPLLVTTLKESNSAKTLRYFENRFEKYDLVVADELGYTSFDREGTDLLFNNLSLRAARKSTIITSNLSFERWIEVFGDPTVTSAMIDRLTYKAILVDMEGDSYRLRETLRENGASIKSLTA; encoded by the coding sequence ATGAAGGTTAAATTAAATGAAGAGATTAAAGAATACTGTAATATATTGAAACTTAAAGGAATTAAAACTCACTATGAAGAAGTAATATCTGAAGCGGCTGATTATGAGGATTTTCTTCATAAGCTTTTAACTTATGAGATGGAAGAAAAGGATAAGCGTTCCATTGAATGTCGTATTCGAAATGCACATTTGCCTTACAGGCAATATATTGAAGATATTGAAATTGACTGTCTCCCAGTAGATATGCAGAAAAGACTTCCTGAGTTAGCAACACTTGATTTTATCGAAAAAGGCAAAAATATCATAATGACCGGTAACCCGGGAACCGGAAAAACTATGGTTAGTATTGCTTTAGCATTAAAGGCTTGCATGGCAGGTTATAAGGTTCTGTTCACGACAATTCCACTACTGGTTACTACATTGAAGGAAAGCAATAGCGCTAAGACCTTGAGATATTTTGAGAATAGATTTGAAAAATATGACCTTGTAGTGGCAGATGAACTTGGGTACACCTCGTTTGACCGGGAAGGGACAGATCTGCTGTTTAATAATCTTTCTTTAAGGGCAGCAAGGAAATCAACAATAATTACTTCTAACCTTTCATTTGAGCGTTGGATTGAGGTTTTCGGTGATCCGACAGTTACAAGTGCGATGATAGATAGACTTACTTACAAGGCAATTCTTGTCGACATGGAGGGTGATTCTTATCGGCTAAGAGAAACATTAAGAGAAAATGGTGCATCTATTAAATCTTTAACAGCTTAA
- a CDS encoding class I SAM-dependent methyltransferase — MNEGNVKKAYSSSKNVYDDILTQTKWWSKLYIRFFWNGINDNEIADKVLKMIPSDFAGKLLDVPVGTGIFTLGKYMTLPNAEITCIDYSEDMLLQAQKRFSDSKLRNVTCMQGDVGNLKFSNETFDIVLSMNGFHAFPDKEKAFSETARVIKKGGIFCGCFYIKGQCKRTDFIVNSLLAKKGWFTPPFQSLEELRSKLSAIYTHAEVVNQKSIAYFKCVK; from the coding sequence ATGAATGAAGGTAACGTAAAAAAGGCGTATTCGTCTTCAAAAAATGTTTATGATGATATACTGACTCAGACAAAATGGTGGTCTAAACTATATATACGGTTCTTTTGGAACGGTATAAATGATAATGAGATTGCTGACAAGGTTTTAAAAATGATTCCGAGTGATTTTGCCGGGAAATTACTTGATGTGCCGGTTGGCACCGGAATATTCACATTAGGTAAATATATGACATTGCCAAATGCCGAAATAACGTGCATAGATTATTCAGAGGATATGTTACTTCAAGCTCAAAAAAGATTTTCCGATAGTAAACTCAGAAATGTTACTTGCATGCAAGGTGATGTAGGAAACCTAAAATTCAGCAATGAAACATTTGATATTGTTCTATCTATGAACGGATTTCATGCTTTTCCTGATAAAGAGAAGGCATTTTCTGAAACTGCACGTGTTATAAAAAAAGGTGGCATCTTTTGCGGCTGTTTTTATATTAAAGGGCAATGTAAACGTACGGATTTTATCGTCAATTCTCTGCTGGCGAAGAAAGGTTGGTTTACACCGCCTTTTCAATCTCTTGAGGAATTGAGGTCAAAATTATCTGCGATATACACTCACGCTGAGGTAGTCAATCAAAAATCAATAGCTTATTTTAAGTGTGTCAAATAG
- a CDS encoding DUF4932 domain-containing protein has translation MKKKISSILIIILAILVFISGCEKEINVVKYEEGKVTVSVDPRIELISIIQTLAGVKPLTRLTFDYKNNVLDYFNEYRDCPAIKSFKKYNSKGFNYYKPMYFMLCCNYNKGLLSFEEELYNKNPIGIFFKDKSKIDDLIHQLNDFISVSKFDKFFDSNKNRYAKYISDYEKVVNIADVKERMEQYYGIEKNTYNVILVPLIVTGGYGFSIKNEEKLRNVYCIMGPIDIKNNDLLFYIKDLPKYVEYHEFSHSFIDLLIFKNEAKIKENHELVKLFEEVQDDMAVQPYGSVENFLDELIVRSVVARLINKYEGEEYYKNVIEYEKGIGFIYIEEVCNSLENYENNRDKYPTFESYYGEIIKCLSSIEVK, from the coding sequence ATGAAAAAGAAAATAAGCAGTATTTTAATTATAATTTTAGCTATATTGGTTTTCATCTCCGGCTGTGAAAAAGAAATAAATGTAGTTAAATATGAGGAAGGAAAAGTAACCGTGTCAGTAGACCCGAGGATTGAATTGATTTCAATCATTCAAACCCTCGCGGGAGTTAAACCTCTCACAAGATTAACATTTGATTATAAAAATAATGTATTAGATTATTTTAATGAATATAGGGACTGCCCTGCAATAAAATCATTTAAAAAATATAATTCAAAAGGGTTTAACTATTATAAACCTATGTATTTTATGCTCTGCTGTAATTACAATAAAGGGTTATTATCATTTGAGGAGGAATTATATAATAAGAATCCAATTGGTATTTTTTTTAAGGATAAGAGTAAAATAGACGATTTAATTCATCAATTAAATGATTTCATCAGCGTAAGCAAGTTTGATAAATTTTTTGATTCAAACAAGAATCGCTATGCCAAATATATATCCGATTATGAAAAAGTTGTCAATATTGCTGATGTTAAAGAAAGGATGGAACAGTACTATGGTATTGAAAAAAATACATATAATGTTATTTTGGTACCTTTGATAGTAACAGGGGGATATGGATTTAGTATAAAAAACGAAGAAAAATTAAGAAACGTATATTGTATTATGGGACCTATAGATATAAAAAATAATGATCTTTTATTTTATATAAAAGATTTACCGAAATATGTGGAATATCATGAATTTAGTCATTCGTTTATAGATCTTTTGATTTTTAAAAATGAAGCTAAAATAAAAGAAAACCATGAATTAGTTAAATTATTTGAAGAAGTACAAGATGATATGGCGGTTCAACCATATGGCAGTGTAGAGAATTTTTTAGATGAACTTATAGTCAGATCCGTAGTAGCAAGACTTATTAACAAGTATGAAGGAGAAGAATATTACAAAAATGTAATAGAGTATGAAAAAGGAATAGGCTTTATATATATAGAAGAAGTATGTAATTCCCTTGAAAATTATGAAAATAACAGAGACAAGTATCCGACCTTTGAATCCTATTACGGTGAGATAATAAAGTGTTTAAGCAGTATTGAAGTAAAATAA